A single window of Polaribacter sp. SA4-10 DNA harbors:
- the nhaC gene encoding Na+/H+ antiporter NhaC, translating into MQDDKNLSKIKIEDQEIINNKELSMTEAMIPVLILMGLLAYNIFFADGAWFGDYSNQYILLIGGVISAIVGFLNKVSINTMISEVWENWKSVFVPIMILFLVGALAGTWLVSGIIPAMVYYGLQVLSPEIFLPASVIIAAIISIATGSSWTTSATVGIALVGIGSALGIPTGMIAGAVISGAYFGDKMSPLSDTTNLAPAMAGTDLFTHIKYMSYTTVPTIIVTLIVFAFLSTTIDTTGSADISGLLATIKSTFNITPWLFAVPVAVIAMILLKTKPLIALGVGVLLAGVFALVFQSDVLSTLSDSSFKALMSSVLTDTQIQTDDAKLTELFSAGGMNGMIWTIFLIICAMVFGGIMDAIGALAKITKSLLSVASSVFGLFASTVVSCLGLNLIASDQYLAIVIPGKMFKKAYEDKGLAPENLSRTLEDSGTVTSALIPWNTCGAYQSSVLGVDVADYFMYAIFNWLSPFTTLLFAALNIKIRQLVKK; encoded by the coding sequence ATGCAAGACGATAAAAATCTATCAAAAATTAAAATTGAAGATCAGGAAATTATTAATAATAAGGAGCTAAGTATGACTGAAGCTATGATTCCTGTATTAATTTTGATGGGTTTATTGGCATATAATATTTTCTTTGCAGATGGAGCGTGGTTTGGAGATTATTCAAATCAATATATTTTATTAATAGGGGGTGTGATTTCTGCAATTGTAGGCTTTCTAAATAAAGTTTCTATAAATACAATGATTTCTGAAGTTTGGGAGAATTGGAAAAGTGTTTTTGTGCCAATTATGATTTTATTTTTAGTTGGTGCTTTGGCAGGAACTTGGTTGGTTAGTGGTATTATTCCTGCAATGGTTTATTATGGGTTACAAGTATTAAGTCCAGAAATATTTTTACCCGCATCGGTAATTATTGCAGCAATAATTTCTATTGCAACAGGAAGCTCTTGGACCACTTCTGCAACCGTTGGTATTGCTTTAGTTGGTATTGGAAGCGCATTAGGAATTCCTACAGGAATGATTGCTGGAGCTGTAATTTCTGGAGCTTATTTTGGAGATAAAATGTCGCCACTTTCAGATACTACAAATTTGGCGCCAGCAATGGCAGGAACAGATTTATTTACGCACATAAAATACATGTCTTATACAACGGTACCAACAATCATAGTTACATTAATTGTGTTTGCCTTTTTAAGTACAACAATAGATACAACTGGAAGTGCAGATATTAGTGGCTTATTAGCAACCATAAAAAGTACATTTAATATTACACCGTGGTTATTTGCGGTTCCTGTTGCAGTAATTGCAATGATTTTATTAAAGACAAAACCTTTAATAGCATTAGGAGTTGGAGTTTTATTAGCAGGAGTTTTTGCACTTGTCTTTCAGTCTGATGTTTTATCAACTTTGTCAGATTCTAGTTTTAAAGCTCTTATGTCTTCAGTTTTAACAGATACTCAAATACAAACAGATGATGCTAAATTAACAGAGTTGTTTTCTGCTGGAGGAATGAATGGAATGATTTGGACCATCTTTTTAATAATTTGTGCAATGGTTTTTGGAGGAATTATGGATGCAATTGGCGCATTGGCAAAAATAACAAAAAGCTTACTTTCTGTTGCTAGTTCTGTTTTTGGTTTGTTCGCAAGTACAGTTGTAAGTTGTTTAGGATTAAATTTGATTGCTTCAGATCAGTATTTAGCAATTGTAATTCCAGGTAAAATGTTTAAAAAAGCCTACGAAGATAAAGGCTTAGCACCAGAAAATTTAAGTAGAACTTTAGAAGATTCTGGTACTGTAACATCTGCATTAATACCGTGGAATACTTGTGGAGCATATCAATCTAGTGTTTTAGGAGTTGATGTAGCAGACTATTTTATGTATGCTATTTTTAATTGGTTAAGTCCATTTACTACATTGTTGTTTGCAGCTCTAAATATTAAAATTAGACAATTAGTTAAAAAATAA
- a CDS encoding GNAT family N-acetyltransferase yields MIIPATLSDAKSLTDIALKSKSFWGYSNEQLESWTDELTVSENMIEEMLVFKFLEVDEVAGFYILNQPKNQTIELEFLFVLPKFIGLGIGKKLVQHSCDTALELACKSINLLADLNAESFYKSQGFKTISQKESTVFNRFLPVMEKDLVR; encoded by the coding sequence ATGATAATTCCTGCAACTCTTTCTGATGCAAAAAGTCTAACAGATATAGCCTTAAAATCGAAATCTTTTTGGGGGTATTCTAATGAACAATTAGAAAGTTGGACAGATGAATTAACTGTTTCTGAAAATATGATTGAAGAAATGTTGGTCTTTAAATTTCTTGAAGTAGATGAAGTTGCAGGGTTTTATATTTTAAATCAACCAAAAAATCAAACAATTGAATTAGAATTTTTGTTTGTATTACCAAAATTTATTGGCTTAGGCATTGGTAAAAAATTAGTGCAACACTCATGTGATACAGCTTTAGAATTAGCATGTAAATCTATAAACTTATTAGCAGATTTAAATGCGGAGAGTTTTTATAAAAGCCAAGGTTTTAAAACTATTTCTCAAAAAGAAAGTACTGTTTTTAATCGTTTTTTACCTGTGATGGAAAAAGATTTAGTACGATAG
- a CDS encoding putative porin has product MKKTVFLTFVLFGFVLNSVYSQRKLGTGAKRENTFVGANGKIDTLRNTGFTKVVLSGKTKYTDYKIFSHKRDTTYIDTTLTIKKEYKFNYLRTDNFELLAFHNQGQAFNNLGYSFNNIKQLPDIGFTAKQFSYLDIDEIKYYEVPTPTTEILYRTGLQQGQVLDALFTVNFSKRLNVSLSYKGLRSLGAYRRALASNGNFRGAFHYRTKENQYEIRGHLTKQDFFNQENGGLDAVALENFITENPNFDTRSRLDVNLTDAENQFDGTRVYFEHSYKLLANKDSISKKDFSNLKIGHVFTSETKSYNFTQRTATTAIFGDINDASADNKEATNKILNNEFNLEFNSKYVLGKFKAKTNLTQYSYGYDTILNSNSSINKLSLKGKAISFGADWNAKIKKFQLNADASITPGNSRLSGNFLKGEAFYEKDSLFSVKGSLLISSKSANFNTLLHQSKYDDYNWQNDFSNVNTRDLGFTFNSKWINAALNFTNIDNYTYFDESSAPQQFTDQIAYLKLKVNREFKVGKFALDNTLMYQNVSSGSTVFRVPEFTTRNTLYYMDYWFKGKPMLVQIGATFKYFTKYNANAYNPLLAEFTLQNDEEIGYPTFDVFFNAQVRRTRLYFKIDNVTSSFSEKNYFSAPNYPYRDFVIRFGLVWNWFI; this is encoded by the coding sequence ATGAAAAAAACAGTTTTTTTAACCTTTGTATTATTTGGCTTTGTACTAAATAGTGTTTACTCTCAAAGAAAATTAGGCACAGGTGCCAAGAGAGAGAATACATTTGTAGGTGCAAATGGTAAAATTGATACCTTAAGAAATACAGGTTTTACCAAGGTTGTTTTATCTGGGAAAACAAAATATACAGACTACAAAATTTTCTCCCACAAAAGAGACACAACCTATATAGACACTACTTTAACAATTAAAAAAGAGTATAAATTTAATTATTTAAGAACTGATAATTTTGAGTTATTGGCTTTCCATAATCAAGGACAGGCTTTTAATAATTTAGGGTACAGCTTTAATAACATTAAGCAACTACCAGATATTGGTTTTACCGCAAAACAGTTTAGTTATTTAGATATTGATGAAATAAAATACTATGAAGTTCCTACACCAACAACAGAGATTCTTTATAGAACTGGCTTACAACAAGGGCAAGTTTTAGATGCGTTATTTACTGTTAATTTTTCAAAGAGATTAAATGTTTCTCTTTCTTATAAAGGACTCCGTTCTTTAGGTGCATATAGAAGAGCTTTAGCTAGTAATGGTAATTTTAGAGGTGCTTTTCATTACAGAACTAAAGAAAATCAATACGAAATTCGTGGCCATTTAACCAAGCAAGATTTTTTTAATCAAGAAAATGGAGGTTTAGACGCAGTTGCTTTAGAAAACTTTATAACTGAAAACCCTAATTTTGATACAAGATCTCGTTTAGATGTTAATTTAACGGATGCAGAAAATCAATTTGATGGTACAAGAGTTTATTTTGAGCATAGTTATAAATTGTTAGCCAATAAAGATTCTATTAGTAAAAAGGACTTTAGTAACTTAAAGATTGGACACGTTTTTACTAGTGAAACTAAAAGTTACAACTTTACACAACGTACAGCTACTACAGCTATTTTTGGTGATATAAATGATGCTAGTGCAGATAATAAAGAAGCAACAAATAAAATTTTAAATAATGAGTTTAATTTAGAATTTAACTCTAAATATGTTCTTGGAAAATTTAAAGCTAAAACAAACCTTACTCAATACTCTTATGGTTATGACACCATTTTAAATAGTAATAGTAGTATTAATAAATTGTCATTAAAAGGAAAAGCCATTTCTTTTGGTGCAGATTGGAATGCAAAAATTAAAAAATTTCAGTTAAATGCAGATGCATCTATAACTCCAGGAAATAGTAGATTATCTGGTAACTTTTTAAAAGGGGAAGCTTTTTATGAAAAAGACAGTCTTTTTAGTGTAAAAGGAAGTTTATTGATTAGTTCTAAATCGGCAAATTTTAATACCTTATTACACCAAAGTAAATATGATGATTATAATTGGCAAAATGATTTTAGCAATGTAAACACTAGAGATTTAGGTTTCACTTTTAACTCGAAATGGATAAATGCAGCTTTAAATTTTACAAATATTGACAATTATACGTATTTTGATGAGAGTAGTGCTCCACAACAATTTACGGATCAAATTGCATATTTAAAACTAAAAGTAAATCGTGAATTTAAAGTTGGTAAATTTGCGTTGGATAATACGCTTATGTATCAAAACGTAAGTAGCGGAAGTACTGTTTTTAGGGTTCCTGAATTTACAACTAGAAACACGTTGTACTATATGGATTATTGGTTTAAAGGAAAGCCAATGTTGGTGCAAATAGGAGCTACTTTTAAATACTTCACAAAATACAATGCAAACGCTTACAATCCTTTATTAGCTGAATTTACATTACAAAACGATGAAGAGATTGGCTACCCAACTTTTGATGTTTTCTTTAATGCTCAAGTTAGAAGAACAAGATTGTATTTTAAAATTGATAATGTAACTTCTAGTTTTTCAGAAAAAAATTATTTCTCAGCGCCAAATTATCCTTACAGAGATTTTGTTATTCGTTTTGGGTTAGTTTGGAATTGGTTTATTTAA